Within Felis catus isolate Fca126 chromosome A1, F.catus_Fca126_mat1.0, whole genome shotgun sequence, the genomic segment caaattctaccaaatattttaatgagCTAATAACtgttctcctcaaactattccaaaaaatagatgagaaaatatattttactcagcattaacctgatttaaaaagcaagacaatATTAACACTACAAGAAAAACATACATCTAgtgaacataaatgaaaaatcttcaacaaaatatctGCAATTCACCAATAGATTACAAGGGTCATTCATCATGGTTGAGTGGAATATATTCCAAGAATGCAAGAATaatccagagaagacatccagatggctaacagacacaagaaaaaattctcaaagaaatataaatcaaaacctcaatgacaTACCACCTCTTTCttacccatcagaatggctaaaactgacaacacaagaaagaacagATGCCAGTGAGGACATGGAAAAAGGGGAACTTTCTTACACTCTTTTGGGGAATACGAACTCTTCAAGCCTCtgtagaaaacagcatggagattcctgaaaaagttaaaaatagaagtactctacaacccagtaatttcactactaggtatttacccaaaggatacaaaatgctgatttgaaggggcaaatgcaccctgatgtttaaagcagcattattaacaatagtcaaattatagaAAGTGCCCAAATATCTATTGACCAatgagtagataaagaaaatatggcatatatgtggtatatatatatatatatatatatatatatgacacaaatatagtttatattacaatatagcatatatatcatagtatatatattacacacacaatTGAATATTACTAAGCTCTCAAACTGAAAGTAatattgtcatttgcaaagaAGTAGATGGAGTTAGTGTGCATTATGCTAAATTAattaagtcagacaaagacaactgccatatgacttcactcatatgtagaatttaagatacaaagcagatgaacataggagacaGGGGCAAAAGAGAGAGGAATACAAAACATAAGTGACTTTTAACtgtaaagaacaaactgagggttaatggagagATGGTGAGTGgaggatgggctaagtgggtggtgtgtgttaaggagggcactttttgttttgagcactgggtgctatctgtaagtgatgaatcactaaattgtacgcctgaaaccaatattatattataatattaactAATAAGATCTAACTAGAAAGATAgattagatatatagatagataaatagatagataataaatttTTCAGCCATAAATAAGACTGAGATCTTGCATTTGTAAGAACATGAATGGGCCTACggtttattatgctaagtgaaataagctagacagaaaaagacaaatgccatataatttcaactatatgtggaagctaaaaatcaaaacaaatgagcaaaaaaaaaaaaaaaaaagaccaaaaacataaacagactcaaaaatacagaaaacaagctgACAGGAAAAATTAGAGGGATTAATAAAATACCGAAATGGGATTAGGCAGTATAGACTcccaactgtaaaataaaaaactcgTCTATAAAAAGATCCATACATGTTATCACAAgtgggaagatttttttcttcttttatggctgagtaacatttcattatatatatatatatatatatatatatatatatatatatatatttatccattcacccattaatagacacatttttttccatatcttggttattgtaactATGCTACAATGAACAagggggtgcatatattttttaaaacaatagtgggttttttattatttttgtttcatatctaaaagtagaattgtgggatcatatggtatttcaatttttttgagaaatcttcatagtgttttccacagttgttggaccaatttacattcccattaacaATGCATGAAAGCACCCTTTTCTCCAAAACCCAACCAAATATggatatactttctttttctttctttctttctttctttctttctttctttcttttttttatgacagACATTCTAACAATAATATCTCACTccggttttaatttacatttctctgatgattagtgctgttgagcattttttttatgtctgttggctatttgtagGTCTTGATATGGATTATGTTTactgtgtagattgctttgggggtgtgcatattttaacaattttaattttttaatctgtaaaataatatctttccatttatttgaacgttttcatttattttcatgaatgtCTCATAGTTTTCTACATACAGatctttcatctcctttgttaaatttgcacctaggtattttattctttttgatgcaattgtgaatgtgatcagttttataatttctcattCAAATCATTTGTTGTTAGTCTATAtaacacaacagatttttgtatgttgactttgtaccctgcaactttaataaatatgtttattagtTGAAGAGTGTCAgctttatctcttattttttaattaagatgaattttatatcttttcttgcctaatggtttttctaggacttccaatatgTGCCTTTCTCttgatattagaaaaaaagaagcaggagaGTTAAGAGCATGGGCATACCTTCTGGCTTTAGTGAGTCAGTAGAAGAGCACAGGGTTGGGTTCACTATTATTTTCTGTAATCAAAGTTAATTAAAGTCTGGGGACTGTGTTCCCTTAGGTCATTCACTACAAAGTTCTGGAGAATGTGATGACATATTACTAAGCAATCTACCAAGTTACAACTTAGCTTATATACCAACCAGTACTTAATATACATAGTATTGTAGAATCATAGTCACTGGGCTTATTCCCAAAATGTATATCTCTCTATCAACATCAAggaaattccatttattttttttacacaaaacAATAGCTAAATGCTCCATAGTGAGAAGATACAATTGATCATGGAATATCTAAAAGTTGTCAGCAATCCAAGAAGCAGAAGTGTCTGGAGATAAGTAGAATTTGAAGTAGATATTAAactggcagggaaaaaaaaaagattttgaaccatAACTGGTAATTAAAATTCTGTAGGGAATTTTTATACTTATTGTTAATTTTCACAGATGTCAGACTTTGGTTATTGTActtgtaaaaggaaaaatatgtgacAGTCTTAAATGAGTACTTCATAGTACTCAGGATCCAGGTCTAAGATAAAGCTGTATGGAATTATAAAATTTGTGTTTGACTGCCTGAATGATATTAATTACATTATTGTGTTACAAATAATCTTGTATGATGAAACCTGACATAATATGGTTCAGGCATCACTCATGttaagtaaaacatttaagaatgagAATTGCTATAATTTTAGACTCAAAGCTGATATATTCAAAGATGTGCCTACACTCAGTAACCAAGTTAATATATTGATAATCTCTTGAATTTATCCAAATGCTTTTATAAAAACTATTTACTGagttatgatttcattttaattttccttatacatatctatatagaCATAACTTCAAATCATGCTAACAATAAGGGCATGCTATGTTCCTAAAATGACATAAATGTTCATAATTCACAAGACTTTTTGAAAGGTCAGTAAAACCTTATAGTTAATGTAACATTTCACTCCTCATTTTGAGTAGATTGAtcttatatattaaagaaataatgaaaatatattcagttGTCTATCAATAAAGTTATTCAATTgagttaaattaataaaattgttttattattgtggggaaatttaataaataattcaaaaattttagtAAATGACAGTAGATTTTTCTATTCAAAAATTATTGTCTGTAGTCTGGTTGTActatcattcatatttttttattcctcaCACACAACCAATAGTTTTGCTCCCCACTTCCAGGGAGCTAGTTATTCAttgaaagaatttacaaaatgttacataaaatacTAAGTAACAATGGATGAAACAcatgtggattatttttctttactcaaTATTTGGTTCCAAAATCACTAAATATTGCATCTTTTACTGTATTATCTATATGTTTATATTCTTTGCCACTagcattctaaaatttatgaagCTATTTACTCATAACCTTGAAGAATTATCTGGCTTGTATAATTTAAGGTTGGAGTACAGATCCAAAACAAATCGCAAAACAAGGCTGCTTCAATGCTGCTGATCTTTATAATAACTGTAGATAAATTTTGAGCACTTGGAATGTGTCATGCCTCACACGCACCTAATCACAGAGgtccttttattatatttattatagaaaaaaggTAAGATGTTTTTAGCTGACAGATGAATTCAACACGAAATGCCGATAGGGATGAGTTTTTCAGCTCAGTGAAGAATACGATAGACGGCGCCATGcatcataatataaatatacacacaatagTTCCATGAGGtaattaaagaatgaaaacattgaaaactTACAGTTTATACAGTTCAAAATTGTTTGAATAATTTGtgtaagaattttaatttttttcattcacttatgCAACGTAAGTTTTGTCAGAACAAACAAACCATTTCCTCAGCCTTTAAAATTACACGAGTTGCTGGATCCTAAGGTTCAATTACAGGATAAAGCTTCAATTACATGTTACATCATTCTCCACCCTCATCTTACTCAGATCTTTCTCTGTGTTGATATATCACCCTACAAGAgccatatattttactttttggtgACTTGTTGTTataaataattctatatttaaacGCATAGTTTATTGAAGACACAGACCATGTCCTAATTCATGGTGGCCTCCTTTTCAACATTTGAatataatattgaatatatattgaaaaaaataataaatttagaatgaaaactaaataaatggtgCAGATTTTCCAAGAAATAGTTTGTAACTTTCctgaaataatataaacataattttagcaATATTAGTGATTAGGCTCATTAAGGATGGAAAATGATTAATAATTagcttcttattttatatttcagcaGACTTATGACTAAGTGAACAACTAACACATTTTTGTCACAAAAGTAATctaaacatacacatacagaaaagAACCATCCTAAGTTTCCTTCTCTAATAATGGAGATCAGGATTTCCAGGTGTTTTGATGTGAGTGCTTCATCAACACCATCTGCTGGGAAACACTGATGCACATGGAACTTCCACATGTACAACTTTGTTTTACTTAGATTGGAGTGTTTTACTCTACTTTCAGTAAGGTTTCATGGAGGGAAACAGCTTTAGCTCTCACCAGGAATGCAACTGTATTGAGGGTATTTGTCATACATTCTGCTTGGAAAGGGGTCCTGCTGAATTCCATGGACTTTGTTCAACCTTgtggttaataaatatttattggacacatgttctttttaagttattttatcaataataattataatcaattatatttaaaatatatttgaaattatataacaaataataattatataatttataagaatttaacttatatattatgattatataagtaaatacatttatattaattttgaataaataataattattatttattataataaattataatttatgacTTCCAAGAAGGTCAAAAGTCTGGCAATTTTCACACCTATATGTATGCCATGATAACTagccaaaataaattaatatgatatctcattaatattttgttaaataatttatttgtaattttaaagtgaaattgagtgaattaatttgatttttctttcttttttcttctaaatatacAAGAGTTAGTAACTAGGGTCCATAATTATCAGATGtaacatataaaattttaggtTCATATTTGTAGAAAATACATCCATAGATTTAGAAGATTCTCTAgtcaaaagaaggaaaggaaacaagcaagcaagcaagaaacaagaaacaaaagagaaaaagaaaaaaagaaaaaaatacactcaaCAGAGACTAAAGGCACTgaagttgattattttttttgtaatttatctatttaagaaatatttaagcaATTGCTCAGCAATGAATAGTAAAATATGTCTGATAGTAAATATTATGAAATCCTAAAGGtagagaaaaagatataaaattttacatccaCATATTGATATCAGACTTGTACTGAATGTGAGCTGTTCTAATCCATTTGATTTGTCCCCCAGcccttttacatttgttttagagGCATGGTGGGTGGAAACAAATCCTCAATAACCGATTTCATCCTTGTCGGACTCTTTCCTGAATTTCAGCATTCTATTGTCCTCAACTTTATGATCATCTTTGTCTACATTCTTGCCTTCCTGGGAAACATACTTTTGATTGTCTTAATTTGGGGAGACTCTCGACTTCATACGCCCATGTACATTCTCCTCAGTCAACTCTCCCTCATTGACTTGACATTAACTTCCACCATTGTTCCAAAGATGGCTTCTAACTATTTTACTGGGAAAAGAACCATATCATGGATTGGCTGTGGAACACAGAGTTTCTTCTTCCTGATGTTGGGAATGTCAGAATGCCTCATCTTGACTCTCATGGCTTATGACCGCTATGTGGCTGTCTGCAACCCATTGCGTTATCCCATTATTATGAGCCCCAGGTTCTGTATGCACATGGTTTTAGGTTGTTGGATTGGAGGCTCTATAAGTTCATTTATCCATACAGTCTACCCTATGCATTTTCCCATCTGTGGGTCACGGGAGATCCACCACTTCTTCTGTGAGGTCCCAGTCCTCATTAAGCTCTCCTGTGAAGACACTTCAGTGTACCAgttagtggtggtggtgacaaGCATTGTGTTGCTTGTTGTACCTTTCAGTCTCATCACAGTTTCCTATACTCTCATCTTCCTCACTGTATTTCGTATGAACTCTgtcaaaggcaggaaaaaaactcTGGCCACTTGTTCTTCCCATCTAACTGTGGTGAGTCTCTTCTTTGGCCCAAACATATTTATCTATATGACTTTCACTTCCTCCCATAGTGCAGAGGAGGACCAAGCTCTTTCTGTGTTCAGCAATATCCTAACCCCCATGTTGAACCCCCtcatctacagcctgaggaacaaaGAAGTGGTGGCAGCTCTCAGGAAGTTTATGGGAAAATGTGTGACATTTTAGTGCTTGAAAACTGCTCCCCAGCTGTGAAAAGGATATATGTATAGCATGGGAAAAGATACagttgaaaaacaatttgaaatactGTTGCAGGGAGTATGGACAGAGAGGCAAAAGATGAGTCCACAAAGTGCggttaagtgaaggtcctcattCTCGAGTAGGAATGAGGCCCcgactccagaatgaagcttctttttattaggataattgctaaagactacatgcataaagtcagctaagcaagtgtattaatcaatctaatggtttagcttttcaaggttgaatttcaagttaattggtttctataacaccaggaagggtcaggtgtgaaggaggatcCGGCCCTGGCCAATGTTAATGGTTCTAGATGTTCCTTATGAGCCTCAGTGTtgttcagctgtgtaaacatgtcctaaggccttgcactttctccctcccttcccttttaaagtctttttctttgatgcttctctcctgtaTCTCCCACAAAATACCAACATGATGTTGTGTGGTTTCAGGAAACCAAGGTGATTGTGGCTTTATGTAAAGAGAACTTTTCATGTATGATTTTCTAGTATTCCAATGCAAGTTTCTTTACTTATAAATGTCATTGTGacattattaagttaaaaaaaaagttaatattttttttccttcagaattaaGTTTTCTCTGAAATCTCTGACATTATAAAGTtttcttgtaaataaaataagaatcaatGTCTGGGACTCAAACTGAACACAGATTTCTTGACTTTGGCATTAGAAGTAGCAAGTTTAGAGAAATGTAAGAGGAGAATGGAATAGCAGCATCTGGAGCTTGCCTCCTACCATGGACACAGTGAGGTAATAGCTACATCTGTGCAACTATCTCAGAAAACAACCTGGATAcaactggaagaaaaatattccacAGTTAATCATAGAGAGAAGACCACATCAAAAagggaaagacaggaaaagactTGGTTAGGA encodes:
- the LOC101087376 gene encoding olfactory receptor 2T27-like, translating into MVGGNKSSITDFILVGLFPEFQHSIVLNFMIIFVYILAFLGNILLIVLIWGDSRLHTPMYILLSQLSLIDLTLTSTIVPKMASNYFTGKRTISWIGCGTQSFFFLMLGMSECLILTLMAYDRYVAVCNPLRYPIIMSPRFCMHMVLGCWIGGSISSFIHTVYPMHFPICGSREIHHFFCEVPVLIKLSCEDTSVYQLVVVVTSIVLLVVPFSLITVSYTLIFLTVFRMNSVKGRKKTLATCSSHLTVVSLFFGPNIFIYMTFTSSHSAEEDQALSVFSNILTPMLNPLIYSLRNKEVVAALRKFMGKCVTF